The nucleotide window GGGAGGTCGGATGAGGTGATAGATGCCACCATCTACTCCCTTTCATCTGTTGTTCTTGAGCTGAAGCTACCAGGGGTATATGCTCAAGTTCGATGGTCGTCCAAGCACTCCCCGCCCCCTGGCTAGCAACGACTACCCGATCATGCCACAAGGCAATGTGCATGCGACATCCGCCTTCCCAAGGATCGTCTTGCACCTAGGCTAACCAAGGCAGGACGACCAGTCTCATATCATctaccttttcttttgttttttttcttctttttgttctGGTTCTTCATATTCCTTGTAGTTCATGGTTCATACATTTCTAGGAGAATAAAGCCCGGGCCAAGACAAGGGgcaaatatagaaataaatcaTCTTTTCCCGCGGTAGGATCGACACTGTCTTCCTGCATGTTTCCGCAGTCTTAGGAATAGCtgtgtggtgatggatgCTGTCACTTGGTGATCTCGATTTCATTGATCTTGGGCGGAGCGTGTGGCCTCGCTCTCGCGCGTATATTCAGTTAACTGACACAGAAATCTCGCCTGACTCTACCCTGTCCGTCTGTTTTTGTTCGTCCTAAAGTTTAAGCGGattcctcgtcttcgccaTAGTACTTGCGCAGGAAGGCCTCGACCTCCTTGTAATCCTCCTTCACCTGGGTCAGGGTCTTCTCAATGCGCGAAAGGGAGgtcttcttttctggctCATCCGTCGAACCGGTCTCGTCCTTGCCGGCTCCGTAGTGTTGAATCTTCTCGCATGCATCCTTGACCTTGGTGAGTCCGAGAGTGGCTGATGAACCTTTCAGGTAGTGTCCCAGAGAAGACAGGTCGCTCAGATCTTCCCGCCTCCTATAGGCTTGATTAGCGCGATTACCACAACGCAAGCAGCGCAATCACTTACAAagcatcctccatcttgaCAAATGTGCTCTCAGCCTgatcgaagaagccaaacACAATACCCTTGCTGAAATCTCTGTCGCTATCGTCGTCATCCATCTCCAGAATCTGCTCGAATGTGCTCTCATCGATACTCcccttcatctccgccaaTGTGGAGGGGATTTCCTTAGTCTCCTTGGGCTTGGGGAGGTCAGCATCAACCCTGGCTTCAGTGTGCGGCTTCGCGACACCTACAGGCTCCTCCACGGTCtttgtagtagtggtgggcgccatgatgatgatgtgataaTACGAGACTGAGTTCTCGTGTGTTGAGTCAAGAATCAATGTCGTTTCGACGTAGAGCAAACGTCTCGAGACCACCAAGAGTCAATGGTCCTTTGACAGGCTGCGTGTTCGGACTCTGTGGGTCAATCTAGCCGGCTGTTCTCCGGGCCCAAGCTGGCAAGCAGCAAACACGGAAATACTGAGAATTACACGGAAAGAATCTGCAGGCTAATCCCATGTCAGCGGTGGAACACGAACCGAACGGCGACGTTACAGCTGCTCGAATCGATCGTGACGTTGCCCTACGCAATAGGGGTATTACGAGGGTCAGGCAAGCCAGCCCAGGGACAAAGAATAGAACCAGGAGATATACAACGAAAGAAGGGGGAATGAACACGCAGACACACACAGAACACAGAACTGGGGAGGCCAACAGTTCGTCTTTTGGTATGATTGCCTCGTGAATaagaaagatagaaaaaagataaaagtCAGGAGGGGGTCGATGAGGggaatgaagaaagaagatagagAGAGTTCAAGAGCAACACACAAGGTAATCTAGCTATGTGAGGCTGAGGGAATGTTTGAACAAGGATGTACCTGCCACCAGGggaatggggaggggagggagggggggtatTAGTGGGAATGAGTGAggctgggaggggaggggagaagaagaagaagaagaataagaagaaagtgATTGTGGAAAGAGAGGCAGCGGGTAGAAGGGAAGCACAGATATCAATCCACCATCACACACcagatgggatggatccaCCTTTGGGACGAGCAAAGGGAACAGCTGTCTGGATCAGGAGGGacgagggggaggggcagtgATTGTccgagggggaggaagaggatgagcagCCGAGCAATGATGGGCTGGGAAAGGCGCTAagcagagcagcagaaggggGGTTTTGCCCACCTGGAACCAGTTCCCTCCACCGCAGTTTGAGAAGCTGAGGTTATGCCTTTGGGTATATGAATCAAAAAAGAGTATGGCAGCAACCGCGGAGGTGGCAATGGTCAGATTAAACTTAGATTAACGGGAACCCGACGATAAGGCGAGTTAAGATGAGGCAGAGTGGGAAAGATGAATGTTCCCGATTAGGACAAGTGGATAAGATTATAGAAGagaaggcagaagaagaagaagagaagggggaaagcGAAGCTTGaaagtgggagggaggagaggagaggagaagaggagaggagaggagagggaaaagagagggaggatgaggtaaAAGGAAATGACGATGCTGATGGTTGGTTGCACTCTGTGTGTGTGAACCTCTGCTCTCCTTACCCTTTTggcttgtttttcttttttctctctttttctatttttttcctctcgaatttatttatttcagaaagaaaaaaatctttctttattattattattattttctttttcgaaTTTTTTCGCTGGgcttaatttttttctggTTAGGTGCGCGCCGTCAAAAGGAACCAGAAAGTGGAGGGGAAcgaaaaagaggaggggagcaAGTGGGCTGGGCTGGCAGCCGATAGACACAAGAACTGACTGACACAAGAGCAGCAGatagggagaggagggaggagaaggaggataaccgatgggagggaggaaacaaaaagaatCACAACAAGACCCGGACTAGAGGTAAGGTACAGACCTGATCAGACTGTATTATCAGGAGTCAAAAGTAAGTTGTGTCCCACCAATACCCTGGGAGAGTCCCATACCAGAACCTCCAAAAgtgaaggatgatgatgatgatgatgtgaccTTTTCAATTCAGTTACCGTCAGGCTAGAATTATGATTAGGATTTTAGGCGCTATTGCGGGAGTGAATAATACGGTGGGCCAGTCCTTGATGGGACAAACCGAGGGGGAAACAACGATGCTTTCAGCCTTCAgcgccttcttcctcaactGACAGGCCCGATGTTCATCCAGAGCGGTCAATTCATTGGACACCGGCACGGTGGGCTGCAGCAGTCATACAGAAGGCACCTAATGAACGGCAAAAGACAATAAAGGGAGCCACAGACCAAGACAAACAATGAGTGGTCTCGGAAAGCTTACAAAccgtcgtggtggtggggaaagaaaaacaataTTGCAGAGTAAACCACGATGATCAACCGACGAGCAGAAAAACGCGCGATCAAGAGAAATTTCCAGAGGGGAGgtgaaaaaaaaggagagcGGGACTCTGGCAGCGTTTTAAGCAGCCGATGACGAGATCCTCTGGCGTCATCTTCTCGCGCGTCTTTGATGgttaattcttattttcaACAAATCTGTTCCCTACTTGAACCGCGTGGTGTATAGCGATCTTTGTCACTGTGAAGGGAAAGGattctccctcttttcttttttctctttcaccaTCCTTTTAAGGTAGGTAGGTCTACTTCACCCAGATCCAAACCGAACGCGATCCCCCGTCTCGAGACTAGAATTTGCCGGGAGAAAAAGCCTCAAAATATCCAGGTCAAACATCCCACATAAGTGAGGGCCGCTGATTGGCCCGTCCCATGTGGGGAAGGCGAGACCAGAGGAAAAAGggttaaaaaagaaaagcggGCAAAAACCAACCTATGCACAATGCCATCTTCCCTTCATCCCAAATTTGTTGAACATTGTAATGCCTGTGCTTGTTCAGTGTCCAGCCAGTCGTCAGCTCTTCTTTCAGAATCATTCCAGACCCCAGTTCTGCCACGATGTCTTACTTCCCCTCTTAACCTTCTGTGAATGGATTTGTACCGACCGCCCTATTCTCGGGCCAAAAGGGAGCCAATCCTACCTCCACTCTGAATGATGCACGCTGAGATCATAGGACCACAACTGACGTAGGGTGTCCGCCCTCCCGATTTTTATCAGTCCGCCATGAGCGTCGATCCCCACCACCGCACCACCTCCAGCCTCTGAACGGTCAATAGGCATCATCACATCGCGCGTGGATGGCACCTCGTTCCTTCACCATGTCTTTCATGGTTGACCGAATCATCTAGATTGTCAACGTGCCTCGGAATGGCAAACGAGGGGTGGTGCGTCTGGTGGGCGGAGACGGGATGGAAATAACAGTATTATCGTGCTGAAGGATTGTCCTCTGCCTGGAGGCAGTCATGCAGCGGTGCCGTCCACCAATCTCACCGGGGACGTTGCGAATTCAGTTGACAAATCGACCGTAAACCCAGTCACCAGGTTTGTCGCGTCGGAGCCGAATCTGGACCCTGTTCACTCACCTGCTACGACATCCCGAAAAAAGAGAGGGTTCTGGGCCCCTTCAGGGGTCAACCAAAATTAGCTGTACCGGACGTACACACGCTGCAAGACCAAACATAGGCAATCGGTGACTGAATCAAGGGCGAGGCGACAAGGAAGTCCTTCCAACGCTGTGATCCTTCTTCCGTCTTCCGTTGCGGGGGGTTTATAAGCTAAGacgagaagggagag belongs to Aspergillus luchuensis IFO 4308 DNA, chromosome 3, nearly complete sequence and includes:
- a CDS encoding Hpt domain-containing protein (BUSCO:EOG09265DDU;~COG:T;~EggNog:ENOG410PQMZ;~InterPro:IPR008207,IPR036641;~PFAM:PF01627;~go_process: GO:0000160 - phosphorelay signal transduction system [Evidence IEA]); its protein translation is MAPTTTTKTVEEPPKETKEIPSTLAEMKGSIDESTFEQILEMDDDDSDRDFSKGIVFGFFDQAESTFVKMEDALRREDLSDLSSLGHYLKGSSATLGLTKVKDACEKIQHYGAGKDETGSTDEPEKKTSLSRIEKTLTQVKEDYKEVEAFLRKYYGEDEESA